The following proteins are encoded in a genomic region of Sulfurimonas sp. HSL3-7:
- a CDS encoding ABC transporter ATP-binding protein, with amino-acid sequence MKIYKRYWIYIKEYKFQFLLIFAGIVLTVSATIATAQIMQPLMDDMFIKKDETMLYLIPLMLVIIYVVKAVGRYIQSVTMTYVGRHIITRFRSMLLEKILYFDMQFLFTNRSGELISRLTNDLNRIQYFVSNMLPELVRESLTVLGLIGYVVYLNPELAFYSLVVVPVVFYPIIAIAKKLKKYSHRSQAKNADVVVRLTEVFNNSEIIKANATEAYEMERFSKENWKFFKINMKATYVGQLISPIMELVGAVGLAAVIYMGGTYVYNGTMTVGEFTAFLTAVGLVFQPVRRIGTIYSKIQDAVAASERVFQVLDRENSIIDGDTVLDEPVKDIRIEAVDLFYGEKQVLKNIDLAVHEGQNIALVGDSGGGKSSLVNLLVRFYDATRGSVRINGRDIKVYTQHSLREQIAIVSQRVYIMQDTLAQNVAYGHEVDEERVIDALKHADAYDFVMGMEEGIHTMMEEFGANLSGGQRQRIAIARAIYKNASLLILDEATSALDNETEKRIQNALEDYAKDKITITIAHRLSTIESADMILVFQAGEIVARGRHEELLESSSVYQRLSGTLS; translated from the coding sequence TTGAAAATATATAAACGCTATTGGATCTATATTAAAGAGTACAAGTTTCAGTTTTTATTGATTTTTGCCGGCATTGTTCTGACCGTATCAGCAACAATTGCGACGGCACAGATCATGCAGCCATTGATGGATGACATGTTCATCAAAAAAGATGAAACCATGCTCTACCTTATACCGCTGATGCTGGTTATAATCTATGTCGTCAAGGCAGTGGGACGTTATATCCAATCGGTAACGATGACCTATGTCGGTCGACATATCATTACGCGTTTCCGATCGATGTTACTTGAAAAGATCCTCTATTTTGACATGCAATTCCTTTTTACGAATCGCAGCGGTGAGTTGATCTCGCGCCTGACAAACGACCTTAACCGCATTCAGTACTTTGTTTCCAATATGCTTCCTGAACTTGTTCGAGAATCCTTGACTGTATTGGGGCTGATCGGTTACGTGGTCTATCTGAACCCGGAGCTTGCATTTTATTCGCTGGTGGTCGTTCCGGTTGTCTTTTATCCTATCATTGCAATCGCCAAGAAGTTAAAAAAATATTCACACCGTTCCCAGGCTAAAAATGCCGATGTCGTCGTCCGTCTGACTGAGGTATTCAACAACAGCGAGATCATTAAAGCCAATGCGACCGAAGCCTATGAGATGGAACGTTTTTCCAAAGAGAACTGGAAGTTTTTCAAGATCAACATGAAAGCCACCTATGTAGGACAGCTTATTTCGCCTATTATGGAACTCGTTGGCGCCGTCGGTCTGGCGGCAGTCATTTACATGGGTGGTACATATGTCTACAACGGTACGATGACGGTGGGTGAGTTTACCGCCTTTTTAACGGCGGTCGGTTTGGTGTTTCAGCCTGTTCGGAGAATAGGTACGATCTACAGCAAGATCCAGGATGCGGTAGCGGCAAGCGAACGTGTCTTCCAAGTGCTTGATCGGGAAAATAGTATTATTGACGGGGATACTGTTCTGGATGAACCGGTCAAAGATATCCGTATCGAAGCCGTTGACCTTTTCTACGGGGAGAAACAAGTTCTCAAAAACATCGATTTAGCAGTACATGAGGGACAGAACATCGCACTAGTGGGTGACAGCGGCGGGGGAAAAAGTTCACTGGTCAATTTACTGGTCCGTTTTTATGATGCAACCCGTGGGAGTGTCAGGATAAACGGTAGAGATATTAAAGTCTACACGCAGCATTCCCTCCGCGAACAGATCGCAATCGTATCCCAGCGTGTTTATATCATGCAGGATACCCTGGCTCAGAATGTCGCCTACGGGCATGAGGTGGACGAAGAGCGGGTAATTGATGCCTTGAAACATGCCGATGCCTATGATTTTGTAATGGGGATGGAAGAGGGTATCCATACGATGATGGAAGAGTTCGGTGCCAACCTTTCCGGCGGGCAGCGCCAGCGCATTGCAATCGCCCGGGCTATCTACAAAAACGCCTCACTGTTGATTCTGGATGAAGCGACCAGTGCACTCGACAATGAGACCGAGAAACGGATCCAAAATGCCTTGGAAGATTATGCCAAGGACAAGATTACTATTACCATCGCTCACCGTCTGAGCACAATCGAAAGCGCTGATATGATACTGGTCTTTCAGGCGGGAGAGATCGTTGCGAGAGGAAGACATGAAGAGCTGCTGGAGAGCTCCTCAGTTTATCAGCGGTTGTCGGGAACTTTGAGTTAA
- a CDS encoding LTA synthase family protein has translation MIRQIIWLQLSFLLLLTVSRVVFFLAYSPGYDEHFSNDIIDAFLLGFRIDLALVSYLSILPLLLVIISQVVKNRIAPTTLQGLLRAYFITVYLLVSGIIGMDFAFFSYFNEHINILFFGVFEDDTWALIEIARKNYNLFAITAGIALYVWLTVVYVRKVLSATLPIASRVKAVYQPPVYVALILLVFLGGRGSVGVFPLVKLIPDVSSDHFINALPKNGVFSFQKATKQYIRSKSGVYRLVNATGYEGRVDKAFEDFLQRDNIDREDLLKNLERTTKKESRLEKRPPHVVVVMIESFGAPILAYQSPQFDILRRLKKHFDEDILFTNFISTQNGTIASLEPILLNVLRHPGGTTFGQGPELAISFEQAAARVYEKNGYETSFIYGGDLSWRNVGQFFSRQGFMHVEGRSDIHNAIQGTLDHVYGAYDRYAYAFVLEKLKQAKKPQFIFLLTTNNHPPYVLEPGYQSKPLLMPDELKAHLVGSEALFKQRIKDYQYAVDMAGGFMDEIKNSDLADKSVVAITADNNTMEGVMHYDDFLQESKQVPFYLYLPPYLRTNAPDVTLPGSQKDIFPTLYNRTLSGVTYRAIGSDLFDPNVLHCGFNTKGILLSSDGAFASGKETTPGQQECAKHYKAALAITETLVTLQK, from the coding sequence TTGATACGGCAGATCATCTGGCTCCAGCTCTCATTTTTACTTCTGTTGACTGTTTCCAGAGTAGTATTTTTCCTGGCGTATAGCCCCGGCTACGACGAGCATTTTTCAAATGATATCATTGACGCATTTTTGCTCGGATTTCGCATCGACCTGGCACTTGTTTCGTACTTGTCGATCCTTCCTTTATTGCTTGTTATTATCAGCCAGGTTGTAAAAAACAGGATCGCTCCGACAACGCTGCAAGGCCTTTTGAGAGCTTATTTCATAACGGTGTACCTGTTGGTCAGCGGCATCATAGGGATGGACTTCGCATTCTTTTCCTATTTTAATGAACACATCAATATTCTCTTCTTCGGTGTTTTTGAAGATGACACCTGGGCACTTATCGAAATTGCGCGAAAAAACTATAATCTTTTTGCAATCACTGCAGGCATCGCGCTCTATGTTTGGTTAACGGTCGTATACGTGCGTAAAGTATTGTCAGCAACACTACCGATAGCATCGCGTGTCAAGGCTGTCTATCAGCCGCCGGTCTATGTCGCGCTGATCCTTTTGGTATTCCTCGGAGGACGGGGAAGTGTCGGCGTATTCCCGCTGGTCAAATTGATTCCGGATGTTTCAAGTGACCATTTTATTAATGCTTTGCCTAAAAACGGGGTATTCTCATTTCAGAAAGCAACAAAGCAGTATATACGCAGTAAATCCGGCGTATACCGTCTGGTCAATGCCACAGGATATGAAGGGAGGGTCGATAAGGCCTTTGAAGATTTTCTTCAGAGAGACAATATTGACCGTGAAGATCTGTTGAAAAACCTGGAAAGAACGACCAAAAAAGAGAGCCGGCTTGAAAAGAGGCCGCCGCATGTCGTTGTGGTTATGATCGAAAGTTTCGGTGCACCAATTTTGGCCTACCAAAGCCCTCAGTTCGACATTTTGCGGCGGTTAAAAAAGCATTTTGATGAAGATATTTTGTTTACAAATTTTATATCAACGCAGAACGGGACCATTGCCTCCCTGGAGCCTATTTTACTCAATGTACTTCGACACCCCGGCGGTACTACCTTTGGGCAGGGGCCGGAACTGGCCATCTCTTTTGAGCAGGCTGCGGCGAGAGTCTATGAAAAAAATGGATATGAAACCAGTTTTATCTATGGCGGCGACCTCTCCTGGCGGAATGTAGGGCAGTTCTTTTCACGACAGGGGTTTATGCATGTCGAGGGTAGAAGTGATATACACAATGCAATCCAAGGTACGCTTGATCATGTCTATGGTGCCTATGACCGATATGCGTACGCTTTCGTGCTTGAAAAACTCAAACAGGCCAAGAAACCGCAATTCATTTTTCTATTGACAACCAATAATCACCCGCCGTATGTCCTGGAACCAGGGTATCAATCCAAACCCCTTTTGATGCCGGACGAACTCAAGGCCCATCTGGTAGGGAGTGAAGCACTTTTCAAACAGCGGATAAAAGACTATCAGTACGCTGTCGATATGGCTGGCGGCTTTATGGATGAGATCAAAAACTCGGACCTTGCAGACAAAAGTGTTGTTGCGATAACTGCCGACAACAACACCATGGAAGGGGTGATGCATTATGACGATTTCTTGCAGGAGTCCAAGCAGGTTCCGTTTTATCTCTATCTGCCGCCCTATTTAAGAACGAATGCACCTGATGTCACTCTTCCGGGATCCCAAAAAGATATTTTTCCGACTCTGTACAACCGTACGCTGTCCGGGGTGACTTACCGTGCGATCGGAAGTGACCTGTTTGACCCGAATGTGCTGCATTGCGGATTTAACACGAAAGGTATTCTTCTCTCATCTGACGGTGCTTTTGCATCCGGTAAAGAAACAACACCTGGTCAGCAAGAGTGTGCGAAACATTACAAAGCGGCATTGGCGATCACGGAAACCCTGGTGACATTGCAAAAATAG
- a CDS encoding O-antigen ligase family protein, whose product MWFIEADYKKLFNGIRQSKFLTFLTLFVSFQLISIFWTETSYAVSHSYFNNYLLWFAIPILSVSLKRKDLSKIVTVFLSAMFISEITAYGMYFELWRVRGYGPEYPSPFIHHGAYSIFMAFTALLLLNRIYSSLYSNREKIVMGIFFLTISGNLFISLGRIGQLAYALAILSAGIIHFKLRFKTILLSFLLVAALFTAAYQMSPMFQHRIEIAKNDINKIMDGNFSSSWGMRAAYIILGAEIIKDHPMIGVGIGDVRAVAHHYIDTDRVSFSNYVEKFLPKHQFHNQYLMVMVQSGLIGILLFLAMFYALFRLPIVNQETKQTSILFGIIFMVAFISNPFLLVNETRTLFILFTSVFAASSLQAGQTRQIQT is encoded by the coding sequence GTGTGGTTCATAGAAGCCGACTACAAAAAACTCTTCAACGGCATTAGACAATCTAAATTTTTAACTTTTTTGACCTTGTTTGTCTCGTTTCAACTTATCAGTATCTTCTGGACAGAGACCAGTTATGCTGTCAGCCACAGCTACTTTAATAATTATCTCCTGTGGTTTGCCATACCAATTCTCTCCGTCTCATTAAAGCGCAAAGATCTCTCAAAGATCGTTACTGTTTTTCTGTCTGCAATGTTTATCAGCGAGATCACTGCTTACGGAATGTATTTTGAATTGTGGAGAGTAAGAGGGTATGGTCCGGAATACCCCAGTCCTTTTATTCATCACGGTGCCTACAGTATCTTTATGGCCTTTACCGCCCTTCTTCTTTTAAATCGTATCTACTCTTCACTCTACAGCAACAGAGAAAAGATAGTCATGGGTATTTTCTTCCTTACCATCAGCGGCAACCTTTTTATCTCTTTGGGAAGGATCGGTCAACTCGCGTATGCCCTTGCCATTTTATCGGCAGGTATCATTCACTTCAAACTGCGATTTAAGACTATCCTGCTCTCTTTCCTTTTGGTCGCAGCTCTTTTTACCGCGGCCTACCAGATGAGCCCGATGTTTCAGCACAGAATAGAGATAGCAAAAAACGATATCAACAAGATCATGGATGGTAATTTTTCATCTTCCTGGGGGATGCGGGCTGCTTATATCATTTTAGGGGCTGAGATTATTAAAGACCACCCGATGATCGGGGTTGGTATCGGCGATGTCAGAGCTGTTGCGCACCACTATATAGACACTGATCGCGTCAGTTTTTCTAACTATGTGGAAAAGTTTCTTCCCAAACATCAATTTCATAATCAATACCTGATGGTGATGGTACAAAGCGGCTTGATCGGGATACTCTTGTTCTTAGCGATGTTTTACGCGCTGTTCAGACTCCCTATCGTCAACCAGGAGACAAAACAGACGAGTATCCTGTTTGGTATTATCTTTATGGTTGCTTTTATCTCCAACCCTTTTTTACTGGTGAATGAGACCAGAACGCTTTTTATACTCTTTACATCTGTCTTTGCTGCTTCTTCATTGCAAGCCGGGCAGACCAGGCAGATTCAGACATGA
- a CDS encoding WecB/TagA/CpsF family glycosyltransferase, whose translation MKKRKVIKSLISTGKYETFIHNILGLVQNHSSSYICVSNVHMTIEAYLDTNFSAVVNGADMATPDGMPLAKAMKFLYGIDQDRVAGMDLMPDLMKISEEKGLSIFIYGSTDNVLEEIVSKAKQEFPNLELNVYSPPFRTLSEEEKNNIVSMINDKNPDLVFVALGCPKQEKWMAEHKNKINSCMIGLGGALEVYAGVKDRAPQWMQDYALEWMYRFIQDPKRLWKRYLVTNTLFIILLLIQIVKVRIFKRLD comes from the coding sequence GTGAAAAAAAGAAAAGTAATTAAGTCTTTAATTAGCACTGGAAAATATGAAACATTTATTCATAATATTTTAGGCTTGGTTCAAAATCATAGTTCTAGCTATATATGTGTATCAAATGTTCACATGACCATAGAAGCATATTTAGATACCAATTTTTCTGCAGTTGTTAATGGTGCTGACATGGCGACACCTGATGGTATGCCTCTTGCTAAAGCGATGAAATTCCTTTATGGTATTGATCAAGATAGAGTTGCTGGAATGGATTTAATGCCAGATCTTATGAAAATTTCTGAAGAAAAAGGTTTATCGATCTTTATATATGGGTCTACTGATAATGTACTAGAAGAAATCGTATCGAAGGCAAAACAAGAATTTCCAAATTTAGAACTTAACGTGTATTCACCTCCATTTAGAACACTGTCAGAGGAAGAAAAAAATAATATTGTTAGCATGATCAATGATAAAAATCCTGATTTGGTTTTCGTAGCACTGGGTTGTCCTAAACAAGAAAAATGGATGGCTGAACATAAAAATAAAATAAACAGTTGCATGATAGGCCTTGGCGGAGCATTAGAGGTATACGCTGGCGTAAAAGATAGGGCACCCCAATGGATGCAGGATTACGCATTGGAATGGATGTATAGATTTATTCAAGACCCGAAAAGATTATGGAAAAGATATCTAGTTACTAATACATTGTTTATTATTTTATTATTAATTCAAATTGTCAAAGTTAGGATTTTCAAGCGTCTTGATTAA
- a CDS encoding lipopolysaccharide kinase InaA family protein produces the protein MQQLSNRYQISLNPKYESCRDFCEHIDIHFDDQQESMHKARNEIKKIPCAGYTFVVKSFKVPHLLNRIVYTYFRGSKAKKSYENALKLQQLNINTPEPVAAIQELTPTLHKSYFISIAFDYDFTLRAPLRNPDFEDRVELFQAFARFTAKLHENGVLHNDYSQGNILIKKEQDDYTFSVVDINRMEFRPLSRQERYKNFSRLWADRDVLEIIAKEYAKIAGYDVQEAIDEICAFDQKHKKFKQFKRLFKKQK, from the coding sequence ATGCAACAGCTATCTAACCGTTATCAGATCTCACTTAATCCCAAATACGAATCCTGCCGTGACTTCTGCGAACACATCGATATCCATTTCGACGATCAGCAAGAGAGCATGCACAAGGCACGCAACGAGATCAAAAAGATACCCTGCGCCGGCTATACTTTTGTCGTAAAATCTTTTAAAGTTCCCCATCTTCTAAACCGGATCGTCTATACCTATTTCAGAGGGTCAAAAGCGAAAAAATCCTATGAAAACGCACTTAAACTTCAACAGCTCAACATCAACACACCGGAGCCGGTTGCCGCGATTCAGGAGTTGACGCCGACCCTGCACAAAAGTTATTTTATCAGCATCGCTTTCGACTACGATTTTACGCTTCGTGCACCTTTACGGAATCCGGACTTTGAAGACAGGGTTGAGCTGTTTCAGGCCTTCGCCCGTTTCACCGCAAAACTACACGAAAACGGCGTACTTCACAACGACTATTCGCAGGGCAACATCCTCATCAAAAAAGAGCAGGACGACTATACCTTCAGTGTCGTCGATATCAACCGCATGGAGTTCAGGCCGTTAAGCAGACAGGAGCGCTACAAGAACTTTTCAAGGCTGTGGGCAGACAGGGATGTGTTGGAGATAATTGCAAAAGAGTATGCTAAGATTGCAGGCTATGATGTGCAGGAAGCGATCGATGAAATTTGTGCTTTTGACCAAAAACATAAAAAATTCAAACAGTTCAAACGCCTTTTCAAAAAACAGAAATAA
- a CDS encoding glycosyltransferase family 2 protein, whose amino-acid sequence MSINPMKITANIITLNEEHNIKDCINSLKSVCDEIIVVDSDSTDATVDIARSLNASVISQAYLGDGPQKNVVLNHAAHDWILSIDADERLDDEMIGAIRAVKQKSKHPAAYSFKRKNYIGDRWIKHCGWYPDVCTRLYNRHEAKFRDVAGHSSVEAPSVKQLDGNIIHFSYKNYHDLLYKTNRFSSRGAKMLLDKNRKANGFSPFIHFMAAFFRKYFLQKGFLQGLDGLTISLTASINSYMKYAKLIEMRKSAESSDSLWEQ is encoded by the coding sequence ATGAGTATAAACCCTATGAAAATTACCGCGAATATCATCACCTTAAATGAAGAGCACAATATTAAAGACTGCATCAATTCACTCAAAAGTGTCTGCGATGAGATCATTGTTGTCGACTCTGACAGCACGGATGCTACTGTCGACATTGCGCGTTCTCTCAACGCTTCCGTCATAAGCCAGGCCTATTTGGGAGACGGCCCGCAAAAAAACGTTGTGCTGAACCATGCCGCGCATGACTGGATCCTGAGCATCGATGCGGATGAACGCCTGGATGATGAGATGATCGGTGCGATCAGAGCTGTTAAGCAGAAGAGTAAACACCCGGCGGCCTACAGTTTCAAACGTAAAAACTATATCGGAGATAGATGGATAAAACATTGCGGCTGGTATCCGGATGTCTGTACCCGTCTGTACAACAGACATGAAGCAAAGTTCAGAGACGTGGCCGGCCATTCGAGTGTCGAAGCGCCCTCTGTCAAGCAGCTTGACGGCAATATCATCCATTTCTCCTACAAAAACTACCACGATCTGCTTTACAAGACGAACCGTTTCAGTTCACGCGGTGCCAAAATGCTGCTTGATAAGAACAGAAAAGCAAACGGCTTCTCCCCTTTTATCCACTTTATGGCTGCATTTTTCAGAAAGTACTTTCTTCAAAAAGGCTTTCTTCAGGGTCTCGACGGCCTGACCATCTCGTTGACGGCATCGATCAACTCCTACATGAAATATGCCAAACTGATCGAGATGCGCAAAAGTGCCGAATCATCCGATTCGCTCTGGGAACAGTAA
- a CDS encoding Wzz/FepE/Etk N-terminal domain-containing protein encodes MQNDITYTPMEKIDLRELVLILKRRQILVMLITLIVTILAIVYVLIAKPVYEIRSIVEVSLIDNKPVQSINDTKQKLDFTYEVDIKGKEVEMPLVSEISIPKKTTSLLVIKTQGYSNEDAAGLMTKIVDEITTQENEKITIYKDTVKEKLTQVEEDISRNEKTAVELKGKIADYESKFLNISKKDAALAGIYAIEIGKKQSELYSMNNRISALRSQKNDLALSISDLRIQPTRVIGNFEVLDKPIKPKKALIIVVAFVTGLMLAVFLAFFLEFVQTPKEEENE; translated from the coding sequence TTGCAAAACGATATAACTTATACACCAATGGAGAAGATCGATCTCCGAGAGCTTGTTTTAATTTTGAAACGGCGTCAAATTCTTGTCATGCTGATCACACTGATCGTGACAATTCTAGCCATTGTCTATGTACTCATCGCAAAACCGGTCTATGAGATAAGAAGTATTGTCGAAGTATCTTTAATCGACAACAAACCGGTACAAAGTATCAATGATACGAAGCAGAAACTTGATTTTACTTATGAGGTAGATATCAAGGGTAAAGAGGTAGAAATGCCTTTAGTCAGTGAGATCAGCATTCCAAAGAAAACGACCAGCCTTTTGGTGATCAAGACACAGGGGTATAGTAACGAAGACGCTGCAGGTTTAATGACCAAGATCGTCGATGAGATCACGACCCAGGAAAATGAAAAAATAACGATCTACAAAGACACCGTCAAAGAGAAGTTGACACAGGTTGAAGAAGACATCTCCAGAAACGAAAAAACAGCAGTGGAACTTAAGGGCAAAATTGCTGACTATGAAAGTAAATTTTTAAACATTTCAAAAAAGGACGCGGCACTTGCGGGGATCTATGCGATAGAGATCGGTAAAAAACAGAGTGAGTTATACAGTATGAACAACCGTATCAGCGCCTTGCGTTCGCAAAAAAATGATCTTGCTCTCTCTATCTCAGATCTTCGTATCCAACCGACCAGGGTGATAGGCAATTTCGAAGTGCTGGACAAACCAATCAAACCAAAGAAAGCCTTGATCATTGTCGTGGCTTTTGTTACCGGCTTGATGCTCGCAGTTTTCCTAGCCTTCTTTTTAGAATTTGTACAAACGCCTAAAGAAGAAGAAAACGAATAA
- a CDS encoding exopolysaccharide biosynthesis polyprenyl glycosylphosphotransferase, with translation MNTNVRDIFSKAILIFLDAATIFISICLSYLLREALNEYFFVTHSQPLAIYTEFSLIYLATLAMLAYEGAYTRRYDFWHESRQVLKALSFAFLIIMAYLAITKSVEEYSRAVIIFAFLLMALLIPLSKNISKKLLFRAGLWRREAKVHGNDPFIKEEIFRNHYLGYVEAKRKEPKTVFVNSKGADAKELRRIIDQEIRSKHEVVFIPLMDEYDLTQSHIYELANTRTNLVVFQNRLKSRYRIWLKQLSDIVLFLIAFPLLLPIMAVIAYKIKKEEPNGSILFKQERLGKDNKTFVCYKFRTMAENGDELLESYLKAHPEEIEAYAKYHKYENDPRVTKIGHFLRKTSLDELPQIINVFKGEMSFVGPRPYMLNEKEKIGDSLETVLAVKPGITGLWQVSGRSDVDFVSRVELDVWYIRNWNLWMDNVILFKTVKTVLIREGAS, from the coding sequence ATGAATACAAACGTGAGGGATATTTTCTCGAAAGCCATTCTGATTTTTCTTGATGCAGCGACCATCTTTATATCTATCTGCCTGTCATACCTGTTAAGAGAAGCTTTAAATGAATATTTTTTTGTAACACATTCACAACCGCTGGCAATCTACACAGAGTTCTCATTAATCTACCTGGCCACTCTCGCTATGCTGGCCTACGAAGGTGCGTATACCCGGCGCTATGACTTCTGGCACGAGAGCAGACAGGTCCTTAAAGCACTCAGTTTCGCTTTTCTAATCATAATGGCCTACCTGGCGATTACCAAAAGTGTCGAGGAATACTCTCGTGCCGTTATCATTTTTGCTTTTCTCCTAATGGCCTTGCTGATCCCTCTTTCCAAGAATATCAGTAAAAAACTTCTTTTCCGCGCAGGGCTTTGGCGAAGAGAAGCCAAAGTGCACGGAAACGATCCGTTCATCAAAGAAGAGATCTTCCGCAACCACTATCTGGGCTATGTTGAAGCGAAAAGAAAAGAGCCGAAGACAGTCTTCGTTAACTCAAAAGGGGCCGATGCGAAAGAGCTCCGCCGCATTATCGACCAGGAGATCCGCAGCAAACACGAAGTTGTTTTCATCCCGCTGATGGATGAGTACGATCTGACCCAGTCGCACATCTACGAGCTTGCCAACACACGGACAAACCTTGTTGTCTTTCAGAATCGTCTGAAGAGCCGATACCGCATCTGGCTAAAGCAGCTTTCAGACATTGTCCTGTTCTTGATCGCTTTTCCGCTGTTACTACCGATTATGGCTGTGATTGCGTACAAGATCAAAAAAGAGGAGCCTAACGGCTCCATTCTCTTTAAACAGGAACGCTTGGGCAAAGATAATAAGACTTTTGTCTGTTATAAATTTAGAACAATGGCTGAAAATGGAGATGAACTACTTGAAAGCTACCTGAAAGCGCATCCGGAAGAGATCGAAGCCTATGCCAAATACCATAAGTACGAGAACGACCCGCGTGTCACAAAGATCGGTCACTTTTTACGAAAAACATCCCTGGATGAACTGCCGCAGATCATTAACGTGTTCAAAGGTGAAATGAGTTTTGTAGGACCGCGCCCCTATATGCTCAACGAAAAAGAGAAAATAGGAGATAGTCTGGAAACTGTCTTGGCGGTAAAGCCTGGCATCACCGGTCTTTGGCAGGTCAGCGGGCGCAGCGATGTGGATTTTGTATCACGCGTCGAACTTGATGTCTGGTACATAAGGAACTGGAACCTATGGATGGATAATGTAATCTTGTTCAAGACCGTAAAAACAGTTTTGATTCGAGAGGGTGCAAGTTGA
- a CDS encoding glycosyltransferase family 4 protein: protein MRILLVHNQYQHRGGEDTVLESELKLLKKYGETVETLMFNNDLIKSPLEKIKYGFYSFYNPESSRLLERKIKEFCPDVIHVHNFFPIASPALFYAANKQKTPIVMTLHNYRLICPNAMFFRDDQVCEACISKSFALDGVLHGCYRNSRVQTLFLASMTWFHKAAGTWYDRVDKYILLTQFAKNKFLDSSLKLADSKMAVKSNFVEDRGFDLNKDDYCLFVGRLSKEKGIDILLEAFKHSERKLLIIGTGPLSQKVKEHSEKYPNIEYAGFQSIDFIITKLKKAKALIFTSIWYEGMPMTILESLSVGTPVICGDLGGPAEMIENHKSGLIYKAGDSGDLQKKVDWLYDHLTEYKEFCRNARNEFESKYSEEKNYDQLMHIYKEVIGEKKKSN, encoded by the coding sequence ATGCGAATACTGCTCGTCCATAATCAGTACCAGCACCGCGGTGGTGAAGATACTGTTTTGGAATCCGAATTAAAACTTTTGAAAAAATATGGAGAAACAGTTGAAACATTGATGTTCAATAATGATCTGATAAAATCACCTTTGGAAAAAATCAAGTATGGTTTTTATTCATTTTACAACCCTGAATCTTCCCGTTTATTGGAGCGTAAAATTAAGGAATTCTGTCCTGATGTCATACATGTACATAATTTTTTCCCTATTGCATCCCCTGCCCTATTTTATGCCGCGAATAAACAGAAAACTCCTATTGTCATGACACTTCACAATTATCGCTTGATCTGTCCAAATGCAATGTTTTTTCGGGATGATCAAGTTTGTGAAGCCTGTATTTCCAAATCTTTTGCACTGGATGGTGTTTTACATGGATGTTATCGCAATTCCAGGGTTCAAACACTTTTTCTGGCAAGTATGACATGGTTCCATAAGGCAGCGGGGACCTGGTATGATCGTGTTGACAAATATATTCTGTTAACGCAGTTTGCAAAAAATAAATTTTTGGACTCTTCATTAAAATTGGCTGACTCCAAGATGGCAGTAAAATCGAACTTTGTAGAAGATCGCGGGTTTGATTTGAATAAAGATGACTATTGTCTTTTTGTTGGACGTTTGTCTAAAGAGAAAGGCATTGATATATTGCTGGAAGCTTTTAAACATTCAGAAAGAAAATTACTGATTATAGGGACCGGCCCTCTTTCACAAAAAGTGAAAGAACATTCAGAGAAATATCCTAATATAGAATATGCTGGATTCCAGTCAATTGATTTTATCATTACCAAACTGAAAAAAGCCAAGGCACTGATCTTTACGTCCATCTGGTACGAAGGAATGCCAATGACAATTTTGGAATCATTGTCAGTGGGAACACCCGTTATTTGTGGTGACTTGGGAGGGCCTGCTGAGATGATTGAAAATCACAAGTCAGGTTTAATTTATAAAGCGGGTGACAGTGGCGATTTACAAAAAAAAGTTGATTGGTTGTATGATCATCTGACAGAATATAAAGAGTTCTGTCGAAATGCACGCAATGAATTTGAAAGTAAGTACTCTGAAGAGAAAAATTATGATCAGTTGATGCATATTTATAAGGAAGTTATTGGTGAAAAAAAGAAAAGTAATTAA